The Theobroma cacao cultivar B97-61/B2 chromosome 2, Criollo_cocoa_genome_V2, whole genome shotgun sequence genome includes the window TGAGTAATTacttatcaatttttttaaataaaagaggaatttaaacaaaagaaaagaaaaaggcacattaaagaaggaagaaaagaggtACTAACTGGTAATAGCCGGTCACCAAAGTGGCAAAGTCTAGTTTATAAAAGCAATAACCGACTACACCATAATCTGAATCGGCAATCATAAGCTCTAACTCCGAAAAATAGTTTGAAATTTTGCTCTTTTCTATCATATCTGCAAATCAATAGAATCTGACAAATGGGCACTTCTCAAAGCCGGGAAGATCGCATCACAGACTCAGAATCCGAAGAAGActatgaagaagaagaagaggaggaggaggaggagcaATACGACGACGCTTCAGGCGATCACCAAAACCCtcaatcttcttcttctacttCCTCTTCAGGTACTCACAAAAGCATTGACGATATCGATGCTAAACTCAAATCccttaaattgaaatataattCTCGTCAACAACAGCCAAATCCTAATCTCAAAAACCCGGTAAAGCTCTATCTTCACATAGGAGGAAACACCCCCAAAGCCAAATGGGTAGTTTCTGATAAACTCACTTCTTACAATTTCATCAAGACATCGAAAATTAacggtgatgatgatgaggatCGTGATGAATCAGATGGTGGAGGTGGAAAGGGGGAGTCTTGGTGGGTTTTGAAAGTGGGGTCTAAAGTTAGGGCTAGGGTTTCAACTGAAATGCAATTGAAAATGTTTGGGGATCAAAAAAGAGTTGACTTTGTTGATAAAGCTGTTTGGGCTTTGAAGTTTTTAACTGATGAAGGGTATAGGAATTTTGTGAcccaatttcaaaattgtttgttTGAGAATGTTTATGGCATGGAAGCTAGTGAGGAGAATAAGGTTAAGGTTTATGGGAAGGAGTTTATGGGGTGGGTTAAACCCGAGGCAGCAGATGATTCGATGTGGGAAGATGCAGAGGATCATAACTTGGATTCAACTCCTGTGAAAGGGAGCCAAGAATTGATGGAGGAGTTTGAGGAGGCGGCAAATGGAGGTGTTCAGAGTTTGGCGTTAGGTGCATTGGATAATAGTTTCTTGGTAAATGATTTGGGTGTTCAGGTTTATAGGAACTTTAACCGTGGGATTCATGGGAAAGGTATTTGTGTTAAGTTTGATGGTGGGAGTTATAGGAGTGGGGTAAATATGGAAAATTCAACCCCGAAAAAGGCACTGCTGATGAGGGCTGAGACAAATATGATGCTTATGAGTCCGGCGAATGAAGGGAAGCCTAATGCTACTGAGCTTAAGCAGGTTGATATAGAGACAGGGAAGATTGTTACAGAATGGAAGTTTGAGAAGGATGGGACTGATATTACGATGAGGGATATTACCAACGATACCAAAGGGTCACAATTGGATCCATCTGAATCAACCTTTTTGGGCTTGGATGATAATAGGTTGTGTCAGTGGGATATGAGAGATAGGAAAGGGATGGTCCAGAATATTGCCACAAGTGGTTCACCTGTATTGCATTGGACACAAGGGCATCAGTTCTCAAGAGGGACGAATTTTCAGTGCTTTGCAAGTACCGGTGATGGATCCATTGTGGTTGGGTCGCTTGATGGGAAGATCAGGTTGTATTCAAAGACCTCAATGAGGCAGGCCAAGACTGCCTTCCCAGGGCTTGGTTCGCCAATTACTCATGTAGATGTTACCTATGACGGGAAGTGGGTGTTGGGCACAACTGATACATATCTGATTCTTATTTGCACTCTTTTTACCGATAAAGATGGAAAGACAAAGACTGGATTTAGTGGTAGAATGGGGAATAGGATTCCGGCACCCAGATTGTTGAAGTTGACTCCTTTGGATTCGCATCTTGCTGGGAACAACAATAAATTTCATGGTGGCCATTTCTCATGGGTAAGATCAAATTACTTTAATACGTGACACATTCCTTTATAAGTTTTCATctacattattatttttcagcCTTTTCTTGTAATCTGCTGAACTGAACTTCCtgtttttttatgtttggATTCTTATTTAACTAAACATTACTTTGTTTAATGTGCATATCATTCGATGTCTCATGTATTAGCCTAATAGgtttatttaatctttctttttatatttcctTGATGTCTTAAACCTCACATCATATATTCATTCATGTTTAGCTTGATGTTTTTCTTCAATATGAATGTGCTTCTAAATGCATCATAATTATTGCATTTGTTATTGGCATATTTGTTTTACCTGAAGAGCCTATACACATGTTTGAAAATTGTTAGTTGCTTGGGCCAGGCCAGGCTTTGTGTTTGCTTTAAGTCATATAATGTCATGGTGAatcttattaaataatttttctccaTTCTTAATCATTGACATTGGATAGTTTAAATGTCCATTTGTGTTGCTACATCTTGTCACTCTGATACTACATGACATAAATTACTTTTGGAACTGACTTTCGTGTACTCACTTTAGGTCACCGAGAATGGTAAACAAGAGCGTCACCTAGTTGCAACTGTGGGCAAGTTCAGTGTGGTATGGGATTTCCAGCAAGTGAAGAACAGTGCTCATGAATGCTAT containing:
- the LOC18607936 gene encoding protein CYPRO4 → MGTSQSREDRITDSESEEDYEEEEEEEEEEQYDDASGDHQNPQSSSSTSSSGTHKSIDDIDAKLKSLKLKYNSRQQQPNPNLKNPVKLYLHIGGNTPKAKWVVSDKLTSYNFIKTSKINGDDDEDRDESDGGGGKGESWWVLKVGSKVRARVSTEMQLKMFGDQKRVDFVDKAVWALKFLTDEGYRNFVTQFQNCLFENVYGMEASEENKVKVYGKEFMGWVKPEAADDSMWEDAEDHNLDSTPVKGSQELMEEFEEAANGGVQSLALGALDNSFLVNDLGVQVYRNFNRGIHGKGICVKFDGGSYRSGVNMENSTPKKALLMRAETNMMLMSPANEGKPNATELKQVDIETGKIVTEWKFEKDGTDITMRDITNDTKGSQLDPSESTFLGLDDNRLCQWDMRDRKGMVQNIATSGSPVLHWTQGHQFSRGTNFQCFASTGDGSIVVGSLDGKIRLYSKTSMRQAKTAFPGLGSPITHVDVTYDGKWVLGTTDTYLILICTLFTDKDGKTKTGFSGRMGNRIPAPRLLKLTPLDSHLAGNNNKFHGGHFSWVTENGKQERHLVATVGKFSVVWDFQQVKNSAHECYRNQQGLKSCYCYKIVLKDESIVESRFMHDKFAVSDSPEAPLVVATPMKVSSISLSGRR